Proteins encoded together in one Terriglobus saanensis SP1PR4 window:
- a CDS encoding RNA polymerase sigma factor produces the protein MKLNREWAVILNLPMEIDFEDVVREHQSMVFRTLTRLTGSREHVEDLAQEVFLRLYRALPAFRGDSLLGTYIYRVTVNVAQDEWKRRRRTDRPLVSISDETSAWEERLQHPGQNAEQQMAQSQLKASIEEELQKLSAIERTVLVLYHQEERSYDQIAYALQMPIGTVRTHLHRGRKKLREAIQARTGSEGRAS, from the coding sequence ATGAAACTTAACCGCGAGTGGGCGGTCATACTCAACTTGCCCATGGAGATCGACTTCGAAGACGTCGTACGCGAGCACCAGTCGATGGTCTTTCGCACCCTTACGCGGCTTACGGGCAGCCGTGAGCACGTCGAGGATCTTGCGCAGGAGGTCTTCCTTAGGCTCTACCGCGCACTTCCGGCTTTTCGCGGCGATTCCCTTCTTGGCACATACATCTATCGCGTGACCGTGAACGTCGCGCAGGATGAGTGGAAGCGGCGACGACGCACAGACCGTCCGCTGGTCTCCATCTCGGACGAGACGAGCGCCTGGGAAGAGCGGCTTCAACATCCAGGACAAAATGCCGAACAGCAGATGGCGCAGAGTCAGTTGAAAGCTTCGATCGAAGAAGAACTGCAGAAGCTGAGCGCTATTGAACGGACGGTTCTGGTTCTCTACCATCAGGAAGAGCGAAGTTACGATCAGATCGCGTATGCCCTGCAGATGCCGATCGGCACGGTACGAACGCATCTGCACCGCGGACGAAAGAAGCTCCGCGAAGCCATTCAGGCCAGAACGGGAAGCGAAGGGAGAGCATCATGA
- a CDS encoding serine/threonine-protein kinase yields MKRRVIEQYELVRKLGAGGSGVVYLANDTTLQRPVVMKLLKRGALTPEQMRSTVLREARLASAIEHPNVCAIYDVGEAEDEFFIVMQYIPGRPLDRIIAEGPQSLQLVLSAGIQVADGLAAAHSLGIFHRDLKPANVILTEGGLAKILDFGLARRISMDDAEFDPAKPSKRTPMEGATYTARGGTIAYMAPEQFVTGQSSVQSDIFAFGVLLYELVAGQHPFHRPDAPEFQSIRAIQFADPPSLREIVPTIPVELESVILRCLEKQPSSRFASAADVREGLKTILQSAQLEAVLIPGDTIASMPTKGRASMEAPDEEKRTSGFLSMLAERFRESGGNEDNNTIVVLPFVNFGPADAAPLYGYALADAIAARLARMSSLVVRPSSSLMSLASKQLDPLAVGRKLLVQYVIAGNFLKSDKGFDLNWQMLDVPRQAVRAGGAINVASFDLVAVQTEICNEVFSTLQGVGSMKGGENSGHDAPLAADLSEEYLEARAVLSSFMSRTGSRDDLDRARELFDSVTQNNPDYAPGWSGLGITHLQYTRHGMGGQMHLLEARRAFDRSLALDAGSVEANLYRVLMLLSRGEKESARHGIEHLLQTAGNDWNVHQVAGITLRLDGMYEEALDQFNTALRLNPSNAAVIYNHRARVYQYQNQMELASDEIEKGLTLEPRQPLLRISLGYQYMRTGDLGRAIATLEEVIAMDASMRIVSPTIAMCYTMLGDRDKAATFINDETLAAAEADSEMAYRLATYFAVEGDESEALHWLRRAIYLGNENYPWFSKNPAWAKLRGHGDLERILEDLKKSARKNQKTWNRLLAQVR; encoded by the coding sequence ATGAAGCGTCGCGTGATTGAACAGTATGAGCTTGTCCGCAAGCTGGGCGCGGGCGGCAGCGGCGTGGTCTATCTGGCAAACGATACGACGCTGCAGCGTCCTGTGGTGATGAAGCTGCTCAAGCGCGGTGCTCTGACACCGGAGCAGATGCGCTCTACCGTTCTGCGCGAGGCGCGGCTGGCCTCCGCCATCGAACATCCCAACGTCTGCGCCATCTACGACGTGGGCGAAGCGGAAGACGAGTTCTTCATCGTTATGCAATACATCCCCGGCAGGCCCCTGGATCGCATCATCGCGGAGGGCCCGCAGAGCCTTCAGCTTGTGCTTTCAGCTGGCATCCAGGTGGCAGACGGTCTAGCGGCTGCACATTCTCTCGGGATCTTTCATCGCGATCTGAAACCTGCCAACGTCATCCTGACGGAGGGCGGTCTGGCGAAGATCCTGGACTTCGGTCTGGCGCGCCGCATCAGCATGGACGATGCGGAGTTCGATCCTGCCAAACCGAGCAAGCGTACACCGATGGAAGGTGCGACGTACACCGCGCGGGGCGGCACCATCGCCTACATGGCGCCGGAGCAGTTTGTGACCGGGCAGAGCAGCGTGCAGAGCGATATCTTCGCCTTCGGCGTTCTGCTTTACGAACTGGTCGCTGGCCAGCATCCCTTCCATCGTCCCGACGCGCCCGAGTTCCAAAGCATCCGTGCGATTCAGTTTGCCGATCCTCCCTCGTTGCGCGAGATCGTTCCCACGATTCCCGTGGAATTGGAGAGCGTCATCCTGCGCTGCCTGGAAAAGCAGCCGTCTTCCAGGTTTGCCTCCGCTGCCGATGTACGCGAGGGCCTGAAGACGATTCTTCAATCGGCGCAGCTTGAGGCTGTTTTGATCCCGGGGGACACCATCGCCAGCATGCCTACGAAGGGTCGTGCTTCGATGGAAGCTCCCGATGAAGAGAAGCGCACCTCGGGCTTTCTTTCCATGCTTGCAGAACGCTTTCGCGAGAGCGGAGGCAATGAAGACAACAACACCATCGTGGTGCTTCCGTTCGTCAACTTCGGACCGGCGGATGCCGCGCCGCTCTACGGCTACGCGCTTGCGGACGCCATCGCAGCCCGTTTGGCGCGGATGTCCTCTCTCGTGGTGCGTCCTTCCAGTTCGCTGATGTCCCTGGCGTCGAAGCAGCTCGATCCGCTGGCCGTCGGACGGAAGCTATTGGTGCAGTACGTTATTGCAGGAAACTTTCTCAAGTCGGATAAGGGCTTCGACCTGAACTGGCAAATGCTCGACGTTCCCCGGCAGGCCGTTCGCGCCGGTGGAGCGATCAACGTGGCCAGCTTCGATCTGGTCGCCGTCCAAACTGAAATCTGTAATGAGGTTTTCAGCACTTTGCAGGGCGTGGGATCGATGAAGGGCGGGGAGAACTCGGGACACGATGCTCCTCTGGCCGCGGACCTTTCGGAGGAGTATCTCGAAGCGCGCGCTGTTCTCTCATCATTCATGTCACGCACCGGCAGCCGCGACGATCTCGACCGTGCCCGCGAACTCTTTGACAGCGTGACCCAGAACAATCCCGACTATGCCCCTGGATGGAGCGGCCTGGGCATCACGCATCTGCAATACACGCGGCACGGGATGGGCGGACAGATGCATCTACTGGAAGCCCGCCGCGCCTTTGACCGCTCGCTGGCGCTCGATGCGGGATCGGTGGAAGCCAATCTCTATCGCGTACTCATGCTGCTCTCCCGCGGTGAAAAGGAAAGCGCACGCCACGGCATTGAACACCTTCTGCAGACCGCAGGGAACGACTGGAATGTGCATCAGGTGGCAGGCATCACGCTGCGTCTGGACGGAATGTACGAAGAAGCTTTGGACCAGTTCAATACCGCGCTGCGCCTCAATCCTTCGAATGCAGCGGTGATCTACAACCACCGCGCGCGCGTGTACCAGTACCAGAACCAGATGGAGCTGGCATCGGACGAGATCGAAAAGGGCCTCACGCTGGAGCCACGGCAACCGCTGCTCCGCATCTCGCTCGGTTACCAGTACATGCGGACGGGCGATCTGGGGCGCGCGATTGCGACGCTGGAAGAGGTGATTGCCATGGATGCCTCCATGCGCATCGTCTCTCCTACGATTGCCATGTGCTACACCATGCTCGGCGACCGCGACAAAGCTGCGACCTTTATCAACGATGAGACTCTGGCTGCGGCGGAGGCGGACAGCGAGATGGCTTATCGCCTTGCCACCTACTTTGCCGTGGAGGGAGACGAGAGCGAAGCGCTCCACTGGCTGCGGCGTGCGATCTACTTGGGGAATGAAAACTATCCCTGGTTCTCGAAGAACCCGGCGTGGGCGAAGCTGCGGGGCCACGGGGATCTGGAGCGCATTCTGGAAGATTTGAAGAAGAGTGCGCGCAAGAACCAGAAGACGTGGAACAGGCTTCTGGCTCAGGTGAGATAA
- a CDS encoding sodium:solute symporter family protein: protein MNLTYIDWLIMAVYFTFVLGIGVALKRYMRTSHDFFLAGRSIPAWVCGLAFISANLGAQEVIGMGASGAKYGIATSHFYWIGAIPAMVFVGIFMMPFYYGSKARSVPEYLRMRFDEKTRAINAFSFAIMTVFSSGISMYAMALLIQTLGLFHGIIPDQYVFHVSIVLSAVIVLGYIFLGGLTSAIYNEVLQFFLIVAGFVPLVFIGLHNVGGWHGIQQRLPVAFTHSWRGMSHANTNPLGVEWFGLTMGLGFVLSFGYWCTDFLVVQRAMAADSEESARRVPLIAAIPKMFFPFLVILPGLIAVAAPAIANKVGPAVMSSSGAMTGVGAVDANVPASKGLIPVKTDPVSGHAVLDDKGNPVYNYDLAIPILLLHYFPTGILGLGLTALLASFMSGMAGNVTAFNTVWTYDIYQSYINKKATDAHYLWMGRMATIGGILLSIGAAYLATGFNNIMDALQLVFSFVNAPLFATFLLGMFWKKTTGHAAFIGLISGTVAALVHHGLTLPLDYSPGIHGAWIHLVHTYPSDMAQNFWTAIFAFGTNLFVTIAISLVTTPRPESELVGLVYSLTPKPAEHHLRWYQKPSTLAIAVLAMLVVLNLVFA from the coding sequence TTGAATCTGACTTATATTGACTGGCTGATCATGGCGGTCTACTTTACGTTCGTCCTTGGCATCGGTGTGGCGCTGAAGCGTTACATGCGTACAAGCCATGACTTTTTCCTTGCCGGACGCTCCATCCCCGCATGGGTTTGCGGCCTGGCATTTATTTCGGCGAATCTCGGTGCGCAGGAAGTTATCGGAATGGGTGCTTCCGGCGCGAAGTACGGTATCGCCACGAGTCATTTTTACTGGATCGGCGCGATCCCGGCGATGGTGTTCGTCGGTATTTTCATGATGCCGTTCTATTACGGGTCTAAAGCGAGGAGCGTTCCCGAGTATCTGCGGATGCGCTTTGACGAAAAGACGCGCGCGATCAATGCATTCTCCTTTGCCATCATGACCGTCTTCTCGTCCGGCATCTCCATGTACGCCATGGCGTTGCTGATCCAGACCTTGGGCCTTTTCCACGGCATTATTCCAGACCAGTATGTCTTCCATGTTTCCATCGTGCTGTCTGCGGTGATCGTGCTGGGATATATCTTCCTCGGTGGTCTCACGAGCGCGATCTATAACGAAGTGCTGCAGTTCTTTCTCATCGTGGCGGGTTTTGTGCCGCTGGTCTTTATTGGCCTGCACAATGTCGGCGGATGGCATGGAATTCAGCAGCGTTTGCCAGTGGCGTTTACTCACTCATGGCGCGGCATGAGTCACGCGAACACGAATCCCCTGGGCGTGGAGTGGTTCGGTCTCACCATGGGGCTCGGGTTTGTGCTGAGCTTCGGTTACTGGTGCACGGACTTTCTCGTGGTGCAGCGCGCCATGGCTGCCGACAGTGAAGAGTCGGCACGTCGCGTGCCGCTCATTGCGGCTATCCCCAAGATGTTCTTTCCGTTCCTGGTCATTCTGCCCGGCTTGATTGCGGTTGCCGCACCTGCGATTGCGAACAAGGTTGGTCCGGCGGTCATGTCGAGCTCGGGCGCGATGACGGGTGTCGGCGCCGTCGATGCGAATGTTCCTGCGAGCAAGGGTCTGATTCCCGTAAAAACCGATCCCGTCAGCGGACACGCTGTTTTGGATGACAAGGGCAATCCGGTCTACAACTACGATCTCGCGATCCCGATCCTTTTGCTTCACTACTTTCCGACGGGCATCCTCGGCCTGGGACTTACGGCGCTGCTGGCAAGCTTCATGTCGGGCATGGCGGGTAACGTTACTGCCTTCAATACCGTCTGGACGTATGACATCTACCAGAGCTACATCAACAAGAAGGCCACCGACGCGCACTATCTCTGGATGGGCAGGATGGCGACCATCGGGGGCATCCTGTTATCCATCGGCGCGGCCTATCTGGCAACCGGGTTCAACAACATCATGGACGCGCTGCAACTTGTCTTCAGTTTTGTAAACGCTCCACTCTTTGCGACGTTCCTGCTGGGCATGTTCTGGAAGAAGACCACCGGCCATGCTGCTTTCATTGGCCTGATCTCTGGAACGGTGGCAGCCCTGGTGCATCATGGCCTTACGCTTCCGCTGGACTATTCGCCCGGCATTCACGGCGCATGGATCCACCTCGTTCACACCTATCCGAGCGACATGGCGCAGAACTTCTGGACGGCGATCTTTGCCTTCGGGACCAACCTGTTTGTGACAATTGCAATCAGCCTGGTGACAACGCCACGTCCGGAGTCGGAGCTTGTCGGCCTGGTGTATTCGCTGACGCCGAAGCCAGCCGAGCATCATCTGCGCTGGTACCAGAAGCCCTCTACGCTCGCCATTGCTGTGCTGGCGATGCTCGTCGTCTTGAATCTAGTCTTCGCATAG
- a CDS encoding DUF6249 domain-containing protein: MAVGIVAIVAGIAGNAHNVKMRAEQRMAMIARGMSVDDIDRLLGKSEDDNRPVRDPLRSLANARRTAIVLISIGIGLIGFFLLLTWILGVHNVLAGAAAGVIPFAIGVGFLIDYNLQKRELSRFGLETGTDLPMHER; the protein is encoded by the coding sequence ATGGCAGTCGGGATCGTCGCCATCGTCGCCGGAATTGCCGGAAACGCTCACAATGTCAAAATGAGGGCCGAACAGCGGATGGCCATGATCGCGCGCGGCATGAGCGTCGATGATATCGATCGTCTGCTCGGGAAGTCGGAGGACGATAACAGGCCTGTCCGGGATCCGCTACGCAGTCTGGCCAACGCAAGGAGAACGGCAATCGTTCTTATCTCGATCGGTATCGGCTTGATAGGGTTCTTTTTGTTGTTGACCTGGATTCTGGGTGTGCACAACGTGCTCGCTGGCGCGGCCGCTGGTGTCATTCCTTTCGCCATCGGCGTCGGTTTCCTGATCGACTACAACCTGCAGAAGCGCGAGTTATCGCGCTTCGGGCTGGAGACGGGAACCGATCTGCCGATGCACGAGCGGTAG